One region of Pseudomonas alvandae genomic DNA includes:
- the flgE gene encoding flagellar hook protein FlgE, with amino-acid sequence MSFNIGLSGLYAANKQLDVTGNNIANVATTGFKSSRAEFEDVYSATKLGSGSKTVGNGVRLANVSQQFGQGDVNNTGNVLDMGIQGQGFFVLDNDGSLSYTRAGTFKTDKEGYVTNSDGTARLQGYGVDANGKILNGILTDLRIDTSNLPPQATSLVSSTINLNSTATPITAAFNPADTATFTKQFTTPIYDTQGNQHSMDQYMVKTAGNTWNVYTLIDGRNLNGSLPTTTGATAPVPSTMNFDSSGKLTSVTTPPATVNSDLVLTGWVPGTVTNGTWTANGAASAPTITISMGNTTQFNADTARSIPTQNGYATGQITNLTIDGSGVMLANFSNNQTKPIGQIALASFTNEQGLQPVGGTSWKETFASGIPGYDAPQTGTLGSIVSNSLEESNVNLTNELVELIKAQSNYQANAKTISTQSTIMQTIIQMT; translated from the coding sequence ATGTCTTTCAACATCGGCCTTAGCGGTCTCTATGCAGCCAACAAACAGCTGGACGTGACCGGCAACAACATCGCCAACGTGGCGACCACCGGTTTCAAATCGTCCCGCGCGGAATTCGAAGACGTCTACTCGGCCACCAAGCTGGGTTCGGGCAGCAAGACCGTCGGCAACGGCGTGCGCCTGGCCAACGTTTCCCAACAGTTCGGCCAGGGTGACGTGAACAACACCGGCAACGTGCTGGACATGGGTATCCAGGGCCAGGGCTTCTTTGTCCTGGATAACGACGGTTCGTTGAGCTACACCCGTGCCGGTACCTTCAAGACCGACAAGGAAGGCTACGTCACCAACAGCGATGGCACTGCACGCCTGCAGGGCTACGGCGTGGACGCCAACGGCAAGATCCTCAACGGGATCCTGACCGACCTGCGCATCGACACCTCGAACCTGCCGCCGCAAGCCACCAGCCTGGTTTCGTCGACCATCAACCTGAACTCGACGGCGACGCCGATCACTGCCGCGTTCAACCCGGCCGATACCGCTACTTTCACCAAGCAGTTCACCACGCCGATCTACGACACCCAGGGTAACCAGCACTCGATGGACCAGTACATGGTCAAGACTGCCGGTAACACCTGGAACGTCTATACCTTGATCGATGGTCGCAACCTGAACGGCAGCTTGCCGACCACGACCGGTGCCACCGCGCCAGTCCCCTCCACCATGAACTTCGATTCGAGCGGCAAGTTGACCTCGGTCACCACTCCGCCAGCGACGGTCAACAGCGATCTGGTATTGACTGGCTGGGTTCCTGGCACCGTGACCAACGGAACCTGGACCGCTAACGGCGCCGCCAGCGCGCCGACCATCACGATTTCCATGGGCAACACCACCCAGTTCAACGCCGACACCGCGCGGTCGATCCCGACCCAGAACGGTTACGCCACTGGCCAGATCACCAACCTGACCATCGATGGCAGCGGCGTGATGCTCGCCAACTTCAGCAACAACCAGACCAAGCCGATCGGTCAGATCGCCCTGGCGAGCTTCACCAACGAACAAGGCCTGCAGCCGGTAGGCGGCACGAGCTGGAAGGAAACCTTCGCCTCGGGCATCCCGGGCTACGACGCGCCACAAACCGGCACCCTGGGTTCGATCGTCTCCAACTCCCTGGAAGAGTCCAACGTCAACCTGACCAACGAACTGGTCGAGCTGATCAAGGCGCAAAGCAACTACCAGGCGAACGCCAAGACTATCTCCACCCAGAGCACCATCATGCAGACCATCATTCAGATGACCTGA
- the cheR gene encoding protein-glutamate O-methyltransferase CheR, whose amino-acid sequence MSTGNLDFEQFRVFLEKACGILLGENKQYLVSSRLNKMMEQQGIKSLGELVQRIQSQPRSGLREMVVDAMTTNETLWFRDTYPFEVLKNKVLPAAIKASPGQRLRIWSAACSSGQEPYSLSMSIDEFERTNLGQLKAGVQIVATDLSGTMLNNCKTGEYDSLAIGRGLSPDRLQRYFDAKGPGKWVVKAPIKSRVEFRSFNLLDSYASLGKFDIVFCRNVLIYFSAEVKKDILMRIHSTLKPGGYLFLGASEALNGLPDHYQMVQCSPGIIYQAK is encoded by the coding sequence TTGTCTACGGGTAATTTGGATTTCGAACAGTTCCGGGTCTTCCTGGAAAAAGCCTGTGGCATCTTGCTTGGTGAAAACAAGCAGTACCTGGTGTCGAGCCGTCTCAATAAAATGATGGAACAGCAGGGCATCAAGTCATTGGGCGAGTTGGTCCAGCGTATCCAGAGCCAGCCGCGCAGTGGCCTGCGCGAAATGGTCGTGGATGCCATGACCACCAACGAAACCCTGTGGTTTCGTGACACTTATCCCTTCGAAGTGCTGAAGAACAAAGTATTGCCGGCGGCCATCAAGGCCAGCCCGGGCCAACGCTTGCGGATCTGGTCGGCGGCGTGTTCGTCGGGCCAGGAACCCTATTCGTTGTCGATGTCCATCGATGAGTTCGAGCGGACCAACCTCGGTCAGCTGAAGGCGGGCGTGCAAATTGTCGCCACCGACCTGTCCGGGACCATGCTCAATAACTGCAAGACCGGCGAGTACGACAGCCTGGCCATTGGCCGTGGGTTGTCACCCGATCGCCTGCAGCGTTATTTCGACGCGAAAGGGCCGGGCAAGTGGGTGGTCAAGGCGCCCATCAAGAGCCGAGTGGAATTCCGTTCGTTCAACTTGCTGGACAGCTACGCCAGCCTGGGCAAGTTCGACATCGTGTTCTGCCGCAACGTGCTGATCTACTTCTCCGCGGAAGTGAAGAAGGACATCCTGATGCGTATCCATAGCACCCTGAAGCCGGGCGGTTATCTGTTCCTTGGCGCGTCGGAAGCGTTGAACGGCTTGCCGGATCATTACCAGATGGTCCAGTGCAGCCCGGGGATCATCTACCAGGCGAAGTGA
- the flgB gene encoding flagellar basal body rod protein FlgB, translating to MSISFDKALGIHEQALSFRAQRAEVLANNIANADTPNYKARDLDFSKVLAEQNEKAKNGHFALNMTNNRHIEAEGVGSGDESLMYRTPMQPSIDQNTVDAQLEQSNYAENSVNFQASFTLLNSKFKGLVSALRGE from the coding sequence ATGAGCATCAGCTTCGATAAAGCGCTCGGTATCCACGAACAGGCCCTGAGCTTCCGCGCCCAGCGTGCCGAAGTCCTGGCCAACAACATCGCCAACGCCGACACTCCGAACTACAAGGCGCGTGACCTGGACTTCTCCAAGGTCCTTGCCGAGCAGAACGAAAAAGCCAAGAACGGCCACTTCGCCTTGAACATGACCAACAACCGTCATATCGAAGCCGAAGGCGTGGGCAGCGGCGACGAGTCGCTGATGTACCGCACGCCGATGCAACCGTCGATCGACCAGAACACCGTGGACGCTCAACTGGAACAGTCCAACTACGCGGAAAACTCCGTGAACTTCCAGGCCAGCTTCACCCTGCTCAACAGTAAATTCAAAGGGCTGGTATCAGCCCTGCGTGGAGAGTAA
- the flgC gene encoding flagellar basal body rod protein FlgC — protein sequence MSIASVFNIAGSAMSAQTTRLNTVASNIANAETVSSSIDQTYRARHPVFATMFQGGQSTGGDSLFQEQDAAGQGVQVLGVVEDQSNLEARYEPNHPAADAKGYVYYPNVNVVEEMADMISASRSFQTNAEMMNTAKTMMQKVLTLGQ from the coding sequence ATGTCGATCGCGAGCGTTTTCAATATCGCCGGCAGTGCCATGAGTGCCCAGACCACTCGCCTGAACACCGTCGCCAGTAACATCGCCAACGCCGAGACCGTCTCGTCGAGCATCGACCAGACCTACCGCGCCCGTCATCCGGTGTTCGCCACCATGTTCCAGGGCGGCCAATCCACCGGCGGCGACTCGCTGTTCCAGGAGCAGGACGCGGCCGGGCAGGGCGTGCAGGTGCTCGGCGTGGTCGAGGACCAGAGCAACCTCGAAGCCCGCTACGAGCCCAATCACCCGGCGGCCGACGCCAAGGGCTACGTCTACTACCCGAACGTCAACGTCGTTGAAGAAATGGCTGACATGATTTCCGCCAGTCGTTCTTTCCAGACCAACGCCGAAATGATGAACACCGCCAAAACCATGATGCAGAAGGTCCTGACCCTCGGTCAGTGA
- the flgD gene encoding flagellar hook assembly protein FlgD codes for MSVTNTTGGLSLNEILANSSVKTNTTTDGLGAATSAATGKKELGKDAFLQLLVTQLKNQNPLEPQDNGEFVAQLAQFSSLEGITTLNETVSGIAGNYNSSQALQASSLVGRSVIAPGDKAVVDTSKSLNGTVVVPAAVSSLSVKIMDKDGKTVRTIDLGSQKAGNSAFIWDGKNDAGATVESGTYTFAASTTIDGQATSLITNLPATVSSVTISQTGGELMLNLAGLGSIALSKVQTIGM; via the coding sequence ATGAGCGTCACTAACACCACCGGCGGTTTGAGCCTCAACGAGATCCTCGCCAACTCTTCGGTCAAGACCAACACCACGACCGATGGCCTGGGCGCGGCAACCAGTGCGGCGACCGGCAAGAAGGAGCTGGGCAAGGACGCGTTCCTGCAATTGCTCGTGACCCAGCTGAAGAACCAGAACCCGCTGGAGCCCCAGGACAACGGCGAATTCGTGGCCCAATTGGCGCAGTTCAGCAGCCTGGAAGGCATCACCACGCTCAACGAAACCGTGAGTGGCATTGCGGGCAACTACAACTCGTCCCAGGCCTTGCAAGCTTCTTCGCTGGTCGGTCGGTCGGTGATCGCGCCCGGTGACAAGGCTGTGGTCGACACCTCCAAGAGCCTCAACGGCACAGTGGTGGTACCGGCGGCAGTGTCTTCCCTCTCGGTCAAGATCATGGACAAGGATGGCAAGACTGTCCGCACTATCGACCTGGGTAGCCAGAAGGCTGGCAACTCCGCCTTCATCTGGGATGGCAAGAACGACGCGGGCGCGACGGTCGAGTCGGGCACGTACACCTTCGCGGCCTCGACCACCATCGACGGCCAGGCCACGTCGCTGATCACCAACCTGCCGGCCACGGTCAGCAGTGTGACGATCAGCCAGACGGGCGGTGAGCTGATGCTCAACCTGGCCGGGCTGGGCAGCATTGCCCTGTCCAAAGTACAAACTATTGGTATGTAG